From Candidatus Omnitrophota bacterium:
AGCGGTCCTGCGATTAAGCCGATTGCATTAAAGATGGTTTATGATGTTGCGCAAAAGGTTAAGATTCCGATTATTGCCATGGGCGGCATTATGACAGCTGATGATGCATTAGAGTTTATTGTTGCAGGGGCATCCATGGTTGCCGTTGGCACAGCTAGCTTTGTTGATCCGAATGCGCCTTTGGATATTTTGAAAGGGATTGACGTTTATATGAGAAAAAATAAAATCAAGTCCATAAAACAATTAATAGGGAGTATTAACGAATAACATGAGCAAAGAAAAACCAAAACTTATTGTTGCTCTGGATGTTAGAACTTTTGAAGAAGCTAGAAATCTTATTGAAACGCTGTCTCCTGTTGTTGATATTTTTAAGGTAGGCAGCCAGCTTTTTACTTCTTGTGGCCCTGTTTCGGTTCGATATATTCAGGCTAAGGGCAAAGAGGTTTTTTTAGATTTAAAGTATCATGACATTCCTAACACTGTTGCTAACGCTGTAGAAGCCGCATCTTATTTGCAGCCATCTGGCAGCCCAGAGTTTAACAATAGTAATAAAAGTATTTTAATGTATACATTGCATACCGTAGGTGGTAAAGAAATGCTTCAAAAAGCTGCCCAAATGGCTCAAAAGACTGCCCAAAATTTAGGCTTTCGAAAACCGCTAAGTTTAGGCATAACAGTCTTGACAAGCGAAGAGAATGGGGATAATATACAAAATCTTGTTGTGCAAAGAGCTCTTTTAGCTAAAGAGGCGGGTCTTGATGGT
This genomic window contains:
- the pyrF gene encoding orotidine-5'-phosphate decarboxylase: MSKEKPKLIVALDVRTFEEARNLIETLSPVVDIFKVGSQLFTSCGPVSVRYIQAKGKEVFLDLKYHDIPNTVANAVEAASYLQPSGSPEFNNSNKSILMYTLHTVGGKEMLQKAAQMAQKTAQNLGFRKPLSLGITVLTSEENGDNIQNLVVQRALLAKEAGLDGVVASVHEAALIRQKLGEDFVIVTPGIRPKDSDVGDQKRVATPSLAVSAGSNYLVVGRPIVQSKDPLESAQKILEEIQNASK